DNA sequence from the Oryza brachyantha chromosome 5, ObraRS2, whole genome shotgun sequence genome:
TCGCGGCGGCCCCGGTTCCCGGCTTGTTGGGACTTGGGAGCGGCGGCCCCGGTACCAGATTTCTCCTCCCGTCTCGTTTCACGTCCGTCTCGTCTCCTCCTGGCttcgcccgccgcctccgcctgcgcCGATCTCCCGCGAGCAGGGGCGCCGTCTTCCTGCATCCTCACCGGTGAgcacccatccatccatccgttaAGCAGCCACATCCTCtttctgtctctctctctctctctctctctctctcgctcgtgGAATTTGCATGACAAACCCTAGATAGTTTCTCTTCTGGATCTGGCTTAATTTGCCTCAATAATAACCTTAAGGGAGACTAATAACAGGTTATTTTTTTGTTCCCAAAAGGTTTAGGTTTGGGGGAACCTCCATTTCCCACGTTAGATCCGCCCCTGGTTATTGTTTTTGCAGTGTCCCACATAATAAGCATATAGCAATCGTTTCTTACATCTGAGTACCATCCAATCTCTCATATTTGCTTGTCCTCGCATATGGTCTAATGTACAAGTATTTTGTAAATGCATGTgtattgtgttcttttttgttcGTCCCGTGGGAGTTTAGAAGATTGTCCATCTGAAAATGTAAAAGCATTTTAAGGAAAGAAATGATAAGACGATCGTTCTGCACACAGAAAAATTATGCGGCTGCAAACACCAAATTGTGTACAAAAGCATTAGCAGGTCTAGAGGACATGACAAAATGGAGAACACCATCGTTATGTGCTGTATCTGGTTCCAGTGTGCTTACATTCCAACACAGCTGAAACAAACAAGAAGAATGCGCCAGGTTACATCCAAAAAACCCGAATGAAACACCTCCTAAGTTTAACCAAGCTACTTTGTTACTGGTTAgtgcatattattttttgaaattttggacCCTCCTACTAGTTTTCCAGTCTCCAATGTCGAAATCCATTCAGCTAgttcaaaatagaaaaacagaCCGTTCCATTTTATGCACTTAAGTTCTAACTGTTCAACTAAAATAAGGTAGACATCACAGATGCAACAGTgcaattacttatatttttcttttgtgcttCTATCAGTTGATACTGTTTTTCTCTGATTTAGttattttcccttttttctttgcagAAGATGCTTAATCTCATtaaaataaaggataaaaagaaagagcAGGCAGCAAGTGCTGCTGGAAAGGCTCCTGTAAAAAAGCAATCAGCTGGAGAACTCCGTCTTCACAAAGGTGCATTGAATTATACATGACTGTCCGTACTTCTTTTTCTGGTCACAAAAACATGTTGTCTGGACATTTACAGAGTCTTTGCAgtgcattttttatatctaatttgttttgtaatgaATTTGCAAAACATGATAAATTacaatattatgaaaatatttttaatactaaTCTACATATTGTGATTGCTATGTATCTGAAATAGATATTTGGAAAATGAATGTGTTTCTGTAACCAAAGGAATTAccctttttgaattttatttcaaaatttggtGAGCTAGAGATACAAAtacaacttttaaaaatttaactaagTCTCAGAGCTCATCTAACTGTTTTGGGAAATGAAAATGTTCCTTTCACAGCACAAATACTCttcttcttattttaaaattttaaccaagTTGTTAGCAATCTCTTTATTTTCAAGTTAAGCATGATTAGTaatccctccatcccaaaatgtaCTCGTAGCCAGAAATAGCTGCATTTTGGACAGAGGAAGTAGTATGTTTCATGTGGGGCAGTCCTGCCACTGTTGACAAGGGAGGAGATAACAGCACTCCAGAACACTTGCTAGATGTGGAAAGTAGCTCACTTGTCTTCTCTTTCCTCTGTTTCTCTTGTTATTTGCTCTCTGTCCTGATTTAGAGGAGATGGAGCATTCCTTATCCCGTAAAGTTATGGTGGCAGGTTGACAGCTATTCCGATGTAGTATTAACTTGTGGCACTTAGGCTAGGTGTATGGTATCTCATTCAGTAATATATTCCATGGCATGCCGCTGTCTGTGCCATGCTGTCCAGGTGCTACAGAATATATGAAAGCAATTCTTCCAGCTATGCACTGTGACCAAACCATGAATTGATGGACCATCTGACTAGGAGTGCCTTGAAAGGTTTTTCTTGAGGCCAAGAACTGGACAAACTAAGTCACAAGTTCATGTGTGCATGTGTATCTGTCAACACTATTTACTTGAATAGTAATTTGTAGGGATCTGTGCAAGAAAGTTACAGGAGTTGCTGTTTTTGTATGTAACTAGTTGGGCCAAATTGGACTTATGAagttctcttctttctttatttttgtacCATCAAGCCTGTATCATTATCCACATGATCGAGTTGGATTGGATTTTgatgtaaataaatttagattttgatAATCCAGTTTTGTATTTTGATTATCATAAATTTCTCCTTATTACAACTTTATCAtgccataaattatttatgactTCTATATGATACTGAGCAGATATTAGTGAGCTAAACCTACCCAAGAGCACATCAATTTCTTTTCCCAATGGCAAGGATGATCTGATGAACTTTGAGATCATCGTCCGACCTGATGAAGGATATTACCTGTAAGTAGAATGATTAATGTTTACTTCGCGTTTTTATGTTCTTCTGCACTACCACACAGGTTTATGTTCATTTAAAGAACTTTTGGTAGTTTTGAAAGATTATCTGTCATgttaaagaaaaacatttaCAGTTTTTTCGGAGCTGTTTATGGCAAAAGGAGTTTAACATTACCATAAGCTAAAATGGATATCCATTTTCCCACTGTCTGTTGGCTAGGTGATAGGCCTGCCACCACTTCATGTGGATACTTTTGCCTTGACATAATCGTAATCACATTTTACAACCGACTTGTGTAAGCCTTTAAAAAGGCATCCACCTAGGCTGGTAGCACCTTCCAGCCCTGCTGACTCACCCACATAGATGGCTGACTATCCCTATCTAGGTTGCACTGATAGTGcatttgtgaattttttttgtgtgaaaTGTCAATTCTACATACCATAGTCCTACTACTGTTCTATcaatactgattttttttttctttttagaggtGGCACTTTTGTCTTTACTTTTCAAGTATCTCCCTCTTATCCTCATGAACCTCCAAAGGTCAAGTGCAAGACAAAGGTATACAATATAACTATCTATGCTATATTTTCTTCCCAGTGAATTGTGTGTTGCTGCCTCTTAACCAATTTCTATGCATTGTAACTTGCACTCAGGTGTACCATCCAAATATTGACTTGGAAGGAAATGTATGTCTGAATATTCTGCGTGAAGATTGGAAGCCTGTTCTAAACATCAACACTGTCATTTATGGCCTGAACCTTCTTTTTACGGTATTTCAGCTTCCTTGACACTTATTGAATTCAACTATGTATTTTGGAAAATAAGGACAAAAAAGTTGATTATCTAATCATTTTAATCATGTCTGCAATTATGTTCAAATCTAGCATATCATTGCACCCTGTTTACATGATACTTTCAAcagtaaaattatatttatgatgACGTTGTCATCTACATTGCGCTTCACGGTTTATGTGACGCCGTTATCAACTTTAAGAAGCAATGTGGCCATGAAGATATTGGAAGTATAATATTATCATGTTGAGAAATGCATGCATAATCCATGAGTTAGTTATGTTTGTGATCTTATCAATTTCAGAAAGGTTTCTATGGCAttgtttcattgttttttGAGTATGGATGCTGCCATGGTACACTAGAGTAATATCGATTACAACTGGTGTAGTACGAACGATGAAAAGTTGCTTCCCTGAAACCTGTTTTTGAGCATGAGACTGTAGAAACTCTTGTTCTGTTGCCCAAACATCTCAACAGAAGTGCTGAATATCCTGAATGATTTTCTTGAGATTGTTCGGATGACCAAATTATACATTGATGCCGTTGCCACTACTGGGTTGTAGTATAGTAAGATCCCTCGTTTAATGGGCTTAATTTGCTGTTAATTTTGTCTGTAGCAACCAAATGATGAGGATCCCTTGAACCATGAAGCAGCTGCTGTCCTTCGTGACAACCCAAAGATGTTTGAAGCTAATGTCAAAAGGGCAATGGCCGGAGGCTATGTGGGTCAACACTATTTCCCAAGATGTGCATGATGGTGCTGGGTGCCAAAAACATTACTACGTTTTAAGCCAAAAACATTACTTCCGACATTTTGGATGTATGGCTTCGGTCCGTAAAAGTGTTGTGGGATGCATGCGATATGTTGTTGACTGTATGACGGCAATGCTGCCATCTGTGTGATATTTGTTTGAAGTCAGTAAATTGGTAATCTGGAGGTGGTacagataaaatttgaattgcagttcAAGCAGGATTTATACATCATTTTCTGACTGCAAGGTCATAAGTTTCTTGTTCAGTTTGCTTCTGACACATTTAGGTCAAAATTGAGATACTAATAATCAGGCAAATGCCAAGTCCGATGATGAAAAATTTGGATGACAAGTTACGAGGATAATGCCAATTTACTTTCTGCGAAATTTCAGTGAGATAGATAAGCAGTCTGTCTTGAGAGTGCCCAGCCGAGCAGAAGCAAGGGCGGTCTCTGTTGGTCCTGTAGACAGCTTCCACCAGGGTCGTGTTCACCTCGTGACAATTTTTGTTTTCCCAATTTTTTTGCTGCAAGCTGGTTGTCTCAGATGTCTCCATCTATTGGCTTATTCGAGAAATAagtgaaacaatatatttataaataaaaaataatatgtgaataaaatttttatatacgtgttcttattaatctaaaaaccaaagatgaaaaattaactatgataaaaaaactctaaaatcaactctaaatttaagattaaaaattaaactttgacttataagtgaaaagataactttactagttgcatatatatactgatGGATGCACTGGAGTTCCGATTTCTGAATCCAGCGTGTCCAGCAGTAAACATGGAAAAAGGTTATGAAAAAGGAAGATTGATTTTAGGGGCTTATTAATTTGTGGTCCGGAGAGCGTCAAATGGTTGCTTCGTTTTTGTGTGTTTCAGGTGGTTGGTCGCACTGTTCCTTGagggctgctgctgctgcttatcTCTAATCATGATAAGAACAGTATTATTCAGCACCACTGTTGTTAACCTAATGCTCTCCATAATGCATGGCTTTGTGAAGAGTAGTAGTAGCTAACGAAACAAAGCTGCCTCGATCATGTAACAGGATAGGGTGATGCTAGCCTCAAATGATGAGGAGGAGCTGATTAACAGCAGGAGGAGAGGCTCCTTTCCAAGGTAGTAACCATCTTCCTGATTGATTGGGGGATACCTCTACAGGGACTAGTTTGTCAGAAACAATGGGACAATTAGCATCAGACAGACACACCCGGCCGGCCTGTCAAATAATCTATCACCACTGCCTAATGACAGACACCAATAGCTGGGAGCTCGACCCTGACAACTTTCACTGTAACCTCTACTGTCAGTAGAATGATTTTATATAATCAATATTGGATCCACAGGAAAATCTGAGCTGAAcacatggttttttttccccttctttaTCCAATCAATTAACTGAAGCTAGGTAAGGTAGCACACCAGCAGCTCCTGGTGCCTAGCTAATTTATGTCCTGtacaaaatatcaaactgAACATTGACACATCTCTATCTTATCCTCCCAAGTTGTCAGACAAAGGATAACAAAGACATATATGTACAGCATGCCCAGGCTAGACGCCATCTTCTTGAGTATTAATTGTGACTAATTAAACACCTGCTTAGTAGTAGTACTTAGAAGCATTAATGATCCCACTGTTTGCCATACCCATACATGCGAAATCTGGAGAGAGCAGCTGGTTTGGGTTTTGATACTTCCGGAGAAATGCAAGGCTGTCCGAATAGAAAAGGAAAGGTGAGTAATTCTGGGCCGATCAACTACAGAGAGAGGGGCTGCGGTCGGGTGGCGATCCATCGATTTCGACTCGAATGTGTGGCTCCGATTCGTCAAAGTGACCTTGACAGCGAAGCACCCCACGCAACACACATGAGCAACACGAGCAGATTCCTAACatacccttttctttttcaccttttattttctttaaatttctGAAACTACCCATTTTAATGTCCTACTCCATATGGCATGTCCAAGTAACATCGGTAGAATTTTATCACACTAACCTGTCCTCAAATAAGacgataaaaattaattactccaTTTGTAACAATCTAGACAGGGTCCTGtttatattcataattttttattcatgttcaTATACATACACAATGTCTAATAATCGTAGTCCGaggtaattatattttgagacgtaaggattaatttttatttgaaaatttctcGGAGGATTCAATATAGTACGAGGGAAATTTCCTTGGTCCGTGAATGTTTCGAATTGCACTTAATAACTTTTCCTTGTTCATAACTTTCCTGGTAGGATTGACGAGAAGGGGACCGAAAACACAAGAGGAGAGGTAGTTAGGGTCGGTTTCGTTCCCGCGCTCGGCGGCGAACGGTCAAtggcaggtggggcccacccccTCGTTCATGAGCCACGCTGACTCAGCACGGGGGCCCACCTGCAGTCCACAGATAAAAACAACTCCTCCCCCTCGATTTATTATTCACTTGGACTCcttctcctcccttctcttctccggatttctcctataaaaagatttgttttttaggagcaaattttgatttttatagcgAGAAACTagggaggagaaggaggaggagggatcCGGAATCTCCGCGGGGTATGCCAccggtgggggtgggggaggtggcggcgagaggaggaggaggaggagggatggtgcttggcggcggcgcggcggcggccgcggtgggGGGAGCTGAGGACGCGGTGGTGATGCAgctggccgccggcgaggggcaGGACACCGTCATCACCATCAACTGCCCCGACCAGGCGGGCCTCGGCTGCGACCTCTGCCGCACCATCCTCGAGTTCGGCCTACGCATCACGCGCGGCGGTGAGGACTCgacgtctcctcctcctctcttcttcttcttcttcttctttctcttttagGGTTCCTGAATATGTTCACCAACGTCTAAATCGGGACCGAGAGTTCggagattagattagatttgaTTAATGTTTCGATTTTGGACTGACGACTGGTTTTGctatttctgtatttttttttctttttcttgttctgCCCTGCCGTGTTtctggggaaaaaaaggatttCAACTTTTTAGCTGTTTCGTTTTGTTTATCTCATCGTTATCggattttctttccttttttccttgcGGCAAGTCGCCATCTAGTTTCGTGTCCCTGTTACTGTGTTCTCACTGCGTTTCGGATTCATGTCGGTCTTACTAATCATTGGTGTTTTCCATCTTAAACATTAATTCTGTACTGCATCATAAGCTGACGAACCACTGCAACTTGCAACCAGTACTTACTCATGATAAGTAAACGCTTTTTAGTTCAAAACTATGTACTACTACTTACTTGCAAGTGGTCCGCCTGTTCCACTTTCTTCATCAAAACTATGTACTGCAATTTTCTTAATCCTTCACCcaacatctaaaatttttagtctttgggATTTTAGCAGATGTGTCTACGGACGGGCAATGGTGCTTCGTCGTGTTCTGGGTCGTGCCCCGCTCATCTTCAATCAAGGTCCGGTGGGCGAGCCTCAAGAACCGGCTCATGTCAATGTGCCCGTCATCTTACCCAATGTCTTTCTACCCTGAGATCACCCAGCCAGGCCCCTCCCAGTTCTACCTCCTCAAGCTTTTCTCATCGGATCGGAAGGGGCTATTGCATGGTGAGAACCCGTTTCTACCTTgcattttataatgtttgtAGTAGATCAAACTGTGATATAATTGCAATTACCATATGAGTCGCAGATGTTACACATATATTGTCGGAGCTAGAGCTTATAATCCAGAGAGTGAAGGTGTCAACCACTCCAGACGGCAGAGTTATTGATCTCTTCTTTGTCACTGATGGCATGTAAGTTGTCATTGTTAAAGTTCAGGCTTTCTGTTTATGGTGCCCACTTTGAACAAACTGCTTGTGCAATATGCCGATGAAATGCATCACATAATAATTCTTTCATATGACTGCTGATACTTATATGTGAAGGGAATTATTGCACACAAAGGAAAGGCAAGAGGAGACTTGTTCAATGCTGATTGCTACCTTAGGTCCTTCCATAAGCTGTGAAATCCTATTAGCAGAAGGGTTCCAGCAAGgattctcctctctcccaccgacaatcTCTGAGGAACTGTTCAGGATGGAACTGGCTGACGGAGACAACTGTTCAAGGTCTCTTAGTGCAGAGATGAAGAGGGTGCAGAAAGCCACCATCAACTTTGAC
Encoded proteins:
- the LOC102712815 gene encoding ACT domain-containing protein ACR9 isoform X2, translating into MPPVGVGEVAARGGGGGGMVLGGGAAAAAVGGAEDAVVMQLAAGEGQDTVITINCPDQAGLGCDLCRTILEFGLRITRGDVSTDGQWCFVVFWVVPRSSSIKVRWASLKNRLMSMCPSSYPMSFYPEITQPGPSQFYLLKLFSSDRKGLLHDVTHILSELELIIQRVKVSTTPDGRVIDLFFVTDGMELLHTKERQEETCSMLIATLGPSISCEILLAEGFQQGFSSLPPTISEELFRMELADGDNCSRSLSAEMKRVQKATINFDNFLSPAHTLLQINCADQKGLLYDILRTMKDCSIQVTYGRFWSDKKGFREVDLFIKQADGKKVIDPEKQDGLSSRLRSEMLHPLRVMIVNRGPDVELLVANPVELSGKGRPRVFYDATFALKALGICIFSAEIGRQTASERQWEVYRFLLDDSNEFPLANSLVNRNRVVDRVRKTLLGCFN
- the LOC102717431 gene encoding NEDD8-conjugating enzyme Ubc12 isoform X2, producing MLNLIKIKDKKKEQAASAAGKAPVKKQSAGELRLHKDISELNLPKSTSISFPNGKDDLMNFEIIVRPDEGYYLGGTFVFTFQVSPSYPHEPPKVKCKTKVYHPNIDLEGNVCLNILREDWKPVLNINTVIYGLNLLFTQPNDEDPLNHEAAAVLRDNPKMFEANVKRAMAGGYVGQHYFPRCA
- the LOC102717431 gene encoding NEDD8-conjugating enzyme Ubc12 isoform X1, which gives rise to MENTIVMCCIWFQCAYIPTQLKQTRRMRQKMLNLIKIKDKKKEQAASAAGKAPVKKQSAGELRLHKDISELNLPKSTSISFPNGKDDLMNFEIIVRPDEGYYLGGTFVFTFQVSPSYPHEPPKVKCKTKVYHPNIDLEGNVCLNILREDWKPVLNINTVIYGLNLLFTQPNDEDPLNHEAAAVLRDNPKMFEANVKRAMAGGYVGQHYFPRCA
- the LOC102712815 gene encoding ACT domain-containing protein ACR9 isoform X1, which produces MPPVGVGEVAARGGGGGGMVLGGGAAAAAVGGAEDAVVMQLAAGEGQDTVITINCPDQAGLGCDLCRTILEFGLRITRGADVSTDGQWCFVVFWVVPRSSSIKVRWASLKNRLMSMCPSSYPMSFYPEITQPGPSQFYLLKLFSSDRKGLLHDVTHILSELELIIQRVKVSTTPDGRVIDLFFVTDGMELLHTKERQEETCSMLIATLGPSISCEILLAEGFQQGFSSLPPTISEELFRMELADGDNCSRSLSAEMKRVQKATINFDNFLSPAHTLLQINCADQKGLLYDILRTMKDCSIQVTYGRFWSDKKGFREVDLFIKQADGKKVIDPEKQDGLSSRLRSEMLHPLRVMIVNRGPDVELLVANPVELSGKGRPRVFYDATFALKALGICIFSAEIGRQTASERQWEVYRFLLDDSNEFPLANSLVNRNRVVDRVRKTLLGCFN